In Candidatus Nanosynbacter lyticus, one genomic interval encodes:
- a CDS encoding ComF family protein, with product MIWCFTKRTGVVAKIIDNYKFNRVQAAADLLSEFLNNILPPLPKETVIVPIPTISQNIRHRGFGHIEKIANKLARNRKIECRPLLRRRNNVTQHFTKSSRQRKRQAKDFFELSGSVDKNRRYIIIDDIFTTGSTVLAAAECLRKNGAEHVEIAVIARHGRPKL from the coding sequence ATGATCTGGTGTTTTACGAAAAGAACTGGCGTGGTGGCTAAGATAATTGATAATTATAAGTTTAACCGGGTACAAGCTGCTGCTGATCTGTTGAGTGAATTTTTGAATAATATTCTGCCCCCTCTCCCGAAAGAGACGGTTATTGTGCCAATACCTACAATCTCCCAAAATATTCGTCACCGCGGATTTGGCCATATTGAAAAGATAGCTAATAAGCTAGCTAGGAATAGAAAAATAGAGTGTAGACCCCTGCTTCGACGAAGAAATAATGTCACTCAGCACTTTACTAAGTCTTCGCGCCAGAGAAAACGTCAAGCAAAGGATTTCTTTGAGCTAAGTGGTTCGGTAGATAAAAATCGTCGATATATAATTATTGACGATATTTTTACGACTGGTTCAACCGTGTTGGCGGCAGCTGAATGCTTAAGAAAAAACGGCGCTGAGCATGTAGAGATTGCTGTCATTGCCAGGCATGGTCGTCCGAAATTATGA
- a CDS encoding pilin encodes MKKTVLSIALMICMVFGVSALLATSPSGSVSAQVSDGIDIATTPEMKGKQIEGKGGLIQTVVNVLLWVVGALSVIMIIFSGIRYVTSAGDAAKTKAAQNSLIYAVVGLIVAIFAWAIVNMVIDKFV; translated from the coding sequence ATGAAAAAAACAGTATTATCGATAGCATTAATGATTTGTATGGTCTTTGGAGTGTCAGCCCTGCTGGCTACTTCCCCTTCTGGTAGTGTTTCTGCTCAAGTGTCAGATGGTATTGACATAGCTACTACTCCAGAAATGAAAGGCAAGCAAATTGAAGGTAAGGGTGGCTTAATACAAACTGTCGTTAATGTTTTATTGTGGGTTGTAGGTGCCTTATCTGTTATTATGATTATTTTTAGCGGTATCCGTTATGTTACTTCAGCTGGTGACGCTGCAAAAACTAAAGCTGCACAGAATTCACTTATTTATGCAGTAGTTGGTCTGATCGTGGCTATTTTCGCCTGGGCTATCGTTAATATGGTCATCGATAAGTTTGTCTAA
- a CDS encoding Hsp20/alpha crystallin family protein, with translation MARKQDDNILLTEDELAAAFIDDTDQLLPNLNDDSNSSPAPAAPAEDNWEDEADDLMGQLAVDVFETENDLIIKARTAGVDRNDLDVSISDGILTISGTLSSGDEADVRQWHIQECYWGEFSRTLALPTAVNEEGVKAELKDGVLTITFEKIKQEKAKKIQVL, from the coding sequence ATGGCCCGAAAACAAGATGATAACATATTACTAACAGAAGATGAGTTGGCTGCAGCGTTTATTGACGATACAGATCAGCTACTACCTAATCTTAACGATGACAGCAACAGCAGTCCAGCTCCAGCAGCACCAGCTGAAGACAACTGGGAGGATGAAGCTGACGATCTAATGGGTCAATTAGCTGTTGACGTTTTTGAAACAGAGAACGACTTAATCATTAAAGCTCGTACTGCTGGAGTAGATCGCAACGACTTAGACGTAAGTATCTCTGACGGAATCTTAACTATTAGCGGCACGTTATCTAGTGGTGATGAAGCTGACGTACGCCAATGGCACATTCAGGAGTGTTACTGGGGCGAATTTAGCCGCACATTAGCATTGCCTACAGCCGTTAATGAAGAGGGTGTAAAGGCGGAGTTGAAAGATGGCGTTTTGACAATTACCTTTGAAAAGATAAAACAAGAGAAGGCGAAGAAGATTCAGGTCCTGTAA
- a CDS encoding 23S rRNA (pseudouridine(1915)-N(3))-methyltransferase RlmH, whose product MKITVITIGKKHEAWIQPGIFRFLERLRPPFATEMVIIPHSNFEGDRARQEESERILTRLSSDDFIILLDERGKNLSSPELSNLISSHINKHVVFIIGGAYGVNDDLRQKSNVVWSLSNLVFPHQLVRLILAEQLYRAQEIYRGSQYHHS is encoded by the coding sequence ATGAAAATAACCGTTATAACAATCGGGAAGAAACATGAAGCCTGGATTCAGCCAGGCATTTTTCGTTTTTTAGAGCGCCTCAGGCCGCCATTTGCCACTGAGATGGTGATTATACCACATTCAAATTTTGAAGGCGACAGAGCACGTCAGGAAGAGTCAGAGCGTATACTTACACGTCTTAGTTCAGACGATTTTATTATCCTGCTTGATGAACGCGGTAAAAATTTATCATCACCGGAATTATCAAATCTAATTAGCAGTCATATAAATAAGCATGTTGTTTTTATTATTGGAGGGGCTTATGGGGTTAACGATGATTTACGCCAAAAATCTAACGTTGTCTGGTCTCTATCAAATCTAGTATTTCCACATCAGCTAGTCCGGCTAATCTTAGCTGAACAACTGTATCGTGCTCAAGAAATCTATCGCGGCAGCCAGTATCACCACTCATAA
- a CDS encoding pilin, protein MNKLKMILAGLLIVPTISLAVAPAANAADFTLRGGIDSAQGEGVDKVNSSPESLVKQFVNIFLFAVGALSVIMLIWGGIRYTTSAGDSNKVTSAKNTVLYAIVGLVVSILAWAIVNMVIDKFTSGS, encoded by the coding sequence ATGAATAAATTGAAAATGATTCTAGCTGGACTGCTAATTGTGCCGACAATCTCTTTGGCGGTAGCTCCAGCTGCAAATGCTGCTGATTTTACATTAAGGGGTGGAATTGACAGTGCACAAGGAGAGGGTGTAGATAAGGTTAATTCTAGTCCTGAGAGCCTAGTTAAGCAGTTTGTTAATATATTCCTATTTGCAGTCGGTGCCTTAAGCGTTATTATGCTTATTTGGGGTGGTATTCGTTACACTACTTCAGCTGGTGATAGCAATAAGGTTACTTCAGCTAAGAATACGGTTCTATACGCTATTGTTGGTCTAGTCGTCTCTATTTTGGCTTGGGCTATCGTTAATATGGTCATCGATAAATTTACTTCAGGATCATAA
- a CDS encoding Mbov_0395 family pilin-like conjugal transfer protein → MIGMFSAFAPVVSAGNGIDICAGDGSGSVYCNNKSDGEGKVNGIIGSIVQVLLTAVGVISVIMIVIGGIMFATSSGDAQKTAKARNTILYAVIGLVVSIFAAAIVNFAFSNFK, encoded by the coding sequence ATGATTGGAATGTTTAGCGCATTCGCTCCTGTAGTTTCTGCTGGTAACGGTATTGATATTTGTGCAGGTGATGGCTCTGGGTCAGTTTACTGTAATAATAAATCTGATGGTGAAGGTAAAGTTAATGGTATCATAGGCAGTATAGTGCAAGTTTTATTAACGGCAGTTGGTGTAATTTCGGTCATTATGATTGTTATCGGTGGGATTATGTTCGCAACTTCTAGTGGTGATGCTCAGAAAACAGCAAAAGCCAGAAATACTATCTTATATGCTGTCATTGGTTTGGTTGTTTCAATATTTGCTGCAGCAATTGTTAACTTTGCGTTTAGTAATTTTAAGTAG